In Lactuca sativa cultivar Salinas chromosome 5, Lsat_Salinas_v11, whole genome shotgun sequence, the DNA window TCCAAGTTCACACGATAATCATGCTTGTAATGCCCCAACCTGTTGAACCTCCAACAAACAAATTCCATTTTCTTTTTGTTAGAGTTATTAGGGACATGTTCCTGCTTATTTTTGACATATGCTTTATAGTTCGGGTTCATAGCTTTGTTTTCAACTATATGAACAAAAGGCTATTCGGATTCAACTTTCCCTTTGGTTTTATCAGATTTGTCAACTTCCTTCGTCCAAAGAGATTCTTCGATACGAATATGACTAGCAAGTTGAACCAATTATAGTTccttcttttcatgttttaggttaTATTTGAAATCCTTCCAAGATGGTGGAAGTTAGTCGATTAAACCTGACATGACAACGGATTCATCCATATTCATGTTGTGCTATTTAAATTAACCAAAAATACCAAGGAGTTAATTTTATTGTTCAGTAACATACCTTGAATTGACAATCTTAAAGTTATTAAAATTACTAACCAGAAAGTTCTTTCTAGAAGCATCCTCAATGATGTATTTCAGTTCCAGGATGTCGCACAAATCCTTAGCGGGTAAAGCATCAACATGGATATCAAATAGAGCATCATACATACCATTCATGATGTGACCTTTACAGATGTAATCGCCGTTGTCCCACTTTTGCCTCTTCCTGGTTTCTTGAAGTGTCTCCTCAACACTTTCCTCCAGTTTAGGTGGTCTTGGAGTAGTCGGCACATATGTTTCCTTTAGAGTGGTCAACATGAAGTGCATCTTCATCTTCCAACGCTTGAAATAAATGTCTTCAAACTTCTCCAGTTTTGTGAACTTCGTGATCATCTCACGGATTGATTTTCCCGTCTCCAGAAATGTAAAATATCAGTTCGATGGTTAGACTTTAGGTAGGGGTTATATTGGAGATCTGAATACCCCTTGGATCGTGTAAACACTtttcgaactgatatttctaccctatgctcCGGTTAGAAGAAACTCAGCCTACTTATACATGTAAATGTCCATTTATGTTATTTTACATTGCAATATAGGTTATTAGCTACTTTTCTTTTTACCAAACACTATTAATTCATAAACTAGCTTTTTAACAAATCTACCAAATATGACCctagaattgaaaaaaaaaatcgattttagtgAAATTAATAGATTGTTGGTTGGATCAATTAGAAGAAATAGTATTATGTTATTTGGTTAAAAATAATTAGGGGATATCTTCCAAGTTATTTAATTACCTTATTACTAAAATGATTACTAATTCACATTATTGATCAAAATTAAATTTATAATAATTGTGTTCACATTTATATTAGAGATAATCACAAAAtggttaaaattttattattttttaccaAATATGTCAATCTACCTTTCATTAGGTTTCCCCACAAAAGGCAATGTGTTTATTAGCTTATTTTCTGTTAAATAGTGACGTAATCTACCTACAAGGCAAAATAATAACATGCATGCAATGAGTAATCGATATTGATCATTGAGGATtcaaacacaatataaataaagagaactTATACGCTTGAAAGATAGAGAGAAGTCTAGGGAAACATGAGGTCTTCTACAATGTATAACTTATTCATCTTTGCCATCTTAACTTACCCAATTGCTTCAACAGCCTTTTCATGTGCTTTTACTCCAAAATGGAATATTTCCGTTATTAGTGCTGTCCCTGATGATCTCGTTTTTCATATCAAATCAGGAGATGATGATCTTGGGAATCATACCATTCCATTCGTTGGAATTTACAGTTGGGGTTTTTGTGAAAAGGTTGGCGGTGGCACTCTTTTTTACGCTTACTTCTGGTGGGGTTCAAAATTTCAGAGCATAGATTTGTTTGACGGAGCTATTAAAAAAATCTGCTTTTTAGGTGGGAGTACTCAACATTGTTATTGGTTCGTAACACCTGATGGATTTTATGTAAATCCATACCCAAGTGGAGGTGGGACGTTCATTAAAGGTTGGGGTTAAAAACATATGTAGGTCATGATTTTCTATTGTAGCTTGATATAATATTTGATTAAACTTGATTAATGACACTAGTATGCTATGTACCTGTTTATTTCTTCTGTCAGCACATCATGTTTAAAAGGGTTCTATGTTAGTTACAATTCAGCAAGTTCACAAGCTCTTTATAACGATTGTTTGAATAGTTAAAAAAACTTTCAAACTATGTTTTTTCTAATGGCTACAACATGAaaatattagaagaaaataaagaGCAGAACAAATCAGGAAGACGATGCCAAAAAACAGCCTCCATCACTATTGTTTTCACCCACCATAATCACCTTtccatcactagcacacgatcaTAACcaacgtctctctctctctctctctctctctctctctctctctctctctctctctatatatatatatatatatatatatatatatatatatatatatatatatatatatatatacacacactagtTGTGAggcccgtatattatacgggttgattaaaacaaaatgttaagtacgaacgattaaataaaattttatttgaatttgaaattgaaataagtgaaaattatgagaaaaaacatacaaaaaataaataaattgaaattatgtgtttattgcGTAGTAAatgggttaattataacaaaatgttaaatataaaggtttaaactgtaaatttatttgaaatttaaaatttaaaatttgaaattaatggtaggtttaatttatggaaactaaattaatgatatattgaaaatgaaaattaaagtaatgacaagtggaaaataaatatatctcaaataATGACAAAATGATATGTGGCTAATTttatgagagaatgacatgtggcaaagtcattttcatttattagggtgtatatatatatagggtgaatcTGACATACTATTATGCACACTGTGAATTGGAGaaggttcaaaaaaaaaaacgtcGATCAGTATAGATTCACGCTGTGAACCTAATCTATAATATTTCAATTttcaacattcacaatgtgaaaaggTTGATCATTTcaaattcacactgtgaatcttaCTTACTATTATGTACATTGTGAATCTGAGAAAGTTCACAATTTGAATCAGAACAGGTTCACGATATGAATCTGAActggttcacaatgtgaatctgaactaaaataaatttttttttacatgaatatgaatctatgtttaaaaagtacaaaaaacatgaattttgatatatttattaatttttttctataaaaatataGACCTTAACATTTtcaacaaagaaaatgaagtgggtttttttcgaaaaaaaacagttcattttttatatatcatcatggatctctGTGGAAAcaggacgaaaaatcgtgaatAACGGTACACACGGTTtgtttttcgataaaaaacatggcctaaaaaaaattttaaacgaaaaaaaaagaaagtaggttttgttataatccggtgCATGTACGTCCATTGTAAAAAGTCTACAACCCTTCATTTTGCCattgatcgctttaaatttcgATGTTTTGGATTGTTTTATTGGTTCGTTGGTTAATAATTTTTCCCTACtaaacttttccatatatatatatatatatatatatatatatatatatatatatatatatatatatatatatatatatatatatatatatatatatatatatatatatatatatatatatatatatatatatataggttcaggttcatttcagaccattctaattttgtgagactgtgagaccaaatctaaaaataattttaaaatgcaaaataaatggaaaaatccaaaaattccttttttaaatattatattcggaacttgaattaactaaaaaaaattttaaaaaagattttaaaaataaaaaataaaatacaaaaattcccgttttttttttttttgaacaatacgtgaaatattctaatagaatattatactgtatatattctaaaaaataattttaaaatgcaaaataaatggaaaaatctaaaatttctttatttaaatattatttttggaacttgaattaactaaaaaaaataacataaaaaaatcccattttttttaaaaaatacgtgaaatattctaatagaatatattacactgtatatattctaaaaaataattttaaaatgcaaaataaatggaaaaatccaaaaaaaaaattttaaatattattttcggaacttgatttaactaaaaaaataaaaataaaataaaaaaatgcgtctcacggtctcacaaaatatagatggtctcaaatgaacctaaccatatatatatatatatatatatatatatatatatatatatatatatatatatatatatatatatatatatatatatatatataatccccAGATCGGATTAAAGTGTCCTTTTGTTTTCTTGCAGATTTATTCCTTTTAAAAACCATAGATCtaggtgtaacagcccggatttccaggtttcttttatgcatatatttttggtgttttgtgaggggactcggcgagttggagctcaaactcgccgagtaggatcgcggttctggacgcgggttcgcgtttggacttggcgagtccgctctgtttaatgaaaccctaatttctcgggtttgggacctatttaaagggcctcatggtcgtcatttgtgctcactagtcccctgagtgaaaccgtagtgagcttgagcgtttggagtaagtcaaggagccattattgaccttggaggtgttatctagcaagggaaaggaagcaatagccaaggggaaacaagaggaaccacttcctgaagatttgaggtccagaacatcacatttgaggtactatcttcgagcCATTCTctattatgttgatgtttatattgatttagggcttattgagcccttttgtggctagatctagtgcttccttggtcccttaagcgaattaggttctggatctagacccttggaggtccagagtgtccctttatccaagctttttatgaatccatgggggctttggattggggtctttgtgcttgaggtcaaagcaccatttatgagtcatggggtgtgttatgagcaccaagacatgaactttacgtgatgaatgagcttaggaggggcagatctatgagtggatggagcggatctgacctcagaagctagattgggttgatgcatggcatggactcgccgagtctgaagaacaaactcggcgagtagcatgaagattgtccttaaccactcagcgagtggtcttgccgagttacgggttaactcagtgagtcagggagagttagagagggttgacaggtggactgagtcgaactggaactcaccgagttgttcttaagactccgcgagttgagtcgtggtggcccggcgattcatgccaggtggaactcgtcgagtcaggggagtactcgacgtgtcagagagggaatcctagagagttggtgaaaacacttagactcgtcgagtcgctctaggcactcgccgagtccggtcaagttgaccgttgaccagagttgaccagtgttgacttgataggggtaaaGTTTTAAGTGGCGGAAGTCTTTgtgtaataaatgatatttttatgtttaggcgAGGTTGAGCCGTCGTTCAGGTCCGGTGATAGCGAGGacacgagatcttagactttccacgaggtgagtcttctcactatacaatacccggaagggtttgactgtgtgaccggaaggtcggatatggtatgagatatatgtgttatgggTGATAAATTAatcgttatatgtgccatgtatgatatgtttgatatgggccggaaggcgttgtaatgtggaccgtaaggttgacgtgggtaggaccggaaggtttacctagtcgggacggaagtcccctgagacacatggaccggaaggtcagggcctggaaaggcgtatgtgcgtaggttgtattttggggaactcactatgcaattatgcttacagttgttgtgatatgtgtttcaggtactagcgaggaccgtgggaaggcgccggcgtgatctatACACACtcatggaggatttatgatcttgggattatatgatttgtattatgatatgatacattggatctttataacttattttggatggaaatatgtttttaagaaatgaaacttttgttttaaaaattctcgttgttacaagttggtatcagagccttggtttgaaggattcgggtgcaccttcgagcgtaactgaactcaaaccgagtaTTTGAGGAAATCTTTCAAAAACAAAagcataaaatttttataaaggattttgtgATAACCAAGGATGaagtagtgtgtacgatcagccagcgcccgaacggtaaaaatccccaaaatacccttacaatatgtgttatgagatatgatatgatatgatacgcatgctagaagactaggtattcatattaggactagagtggcctgatttgtgatgccttagtctagggaaatctGCTGCTATGAggtgctttgagagcgagtaggtagctaGTGCATGGCAAGAATAGAGTACTCAGGattcggggtttggggaggaggacttggggtgaatgatGATGCGGTGTAgttggtagtattgggcccgtactactgaagacaccgggtcagtgggcaacccaagtaagaatccctgggtatcggagactgagtagggt includes these proteins:
- the LOC111904801 gene encoding S-protein homolog 5-like; this encodes MRSSTMYNLFIFAILTYPIASTAFSCAFTPKWNISVISAVPDDLVFHIKSGDDDLGNHTIPFVGIYSWGFCEKVGGGTLFYAYFWWGSKFQSIDLFDGAIKKICFLGGSTQHCYWFVTPDGFYVNPYPSGGGTFIKGWG